The following coding sequences lie in one Variovorax terrae genomic window:
- a CDS encoding type II toxin-antitoxin system Phd/YefM family antitoxin — translation MQTVPINEAKTRLSALIHAVEQGEEVVLTRHGKKVIRLVAATDDEPTEAERDKLAAQALEDLRAFRSLWSPAPTGDGKSTWQQLRDEGRKY, via the coding sequence TTGCAAACCGTTCCCATCAACGAAGCCAAAACCCGGCTGTCCGCCCTGATCCATGCGGTGGAGCAGGGTGAGGAAGTGGTGCTCACGCGCCATGGCAAGAAGGTCATCCGGCTGGTCGCGGCGACGGACGACGAGCCGACCGAGGCCGAGCGCGACAAGCTCGCGGCCCAGGCCCTGGAAGACCTGCGCGCCTTTCGTTCGCTGTGGAGCCCGGCACCGACAGGCGATGGGAAGAGCACATGGCAGCAACTGCGTGATGAAGGCCGGAAATATTGA
- a CDS encoding FMN-binding negative transcriptional regulator, whose amino-acid sequence MYQPPHFKTTDSATAARLMREYPFASLISNDDDGLPYVTHLPLHLEERASADSGQVEFVLLGHCAKPNAHWRYLQARPRAVVTFLGPHAYLSPRVYPDLARVPSWNYLAVHCTVQATLIEDPLAKDRLLKTLIGDHEPAYAEQWRGLGEEFAHKMLAGIMGFELKVTDWQCKLKLNQHRPESRDAMKAMYAEGNENERALADWMDQLKPRG is encoded by the coding sequence ATGTACCAGCCCCCGCACTTCAAGACCACCGACAGCGCCACGGCCGCACGGCTGATGCGCGAATACCCGTTCGCCAGCCTCATCAGCAACGACGACGACGGCCTGCCCTACGTTACGCACCTGCCGCTGCACCTCGAAGAGCGCGCTTCGGCTGATTCAGGGCAGGTGGAGTTTGTCCTGCTGGGCCACTGCGCCAAGCCCAACGCGCATTGGCGCTACCTGCAGGCGCGGCCCCGCGCCGTGGTGACGTTTCTCGGCCCCCATGCCTACCTGTCGCCCAGGGTCTATCCCGATCTGGCTCGGGTGCCGAGCTGGAACTACCTGGCCGTGCACTGCACGGTGCAGGCGACCCTAATCGAAGACCCGCTGGCCAAGGATCGGCTGCTCAAGACGCTGATCGGCGACCACGAGCCCGCGTATGCCGAGCAGTGGCGCGGGCTGGGCGAAGAGTTCGCGCACAAGATGCTGGCGGGCATCATGGGCTTCGAGCTCAAGGTGACCGACTGGCAGTGCAAGCTCAAGCTCAACCAGCACCGGCCCGAGTCGCGCGACGCGATGAAGGCGATGTATGCCGAGGGCAACGAGAACGAGCGCGCGCTGGCGGACTGGATGGACCAACTCAAGCCCCGAGGCTGA
- a CDS encoding LD-carboxypeptidase — translation MKKHIYIYSPSSAVRDKASFKRGVARLKAQGHEVEIDEAALASHLRFAGDDETRLAAIHRAAASGADVALISRGGYGLTRILPGIRYKAVAKAIAKGTQFVGVSDFTAFQNALLAQTGAVSWAGPALGADFGTEDEPDEIMLACFDDLLYGQGEGAGWRLGREPAAKQAPDTAPPQGRAKRAGGAPGVPAALEVRDAVLWGGNLAVLASLVGTPWLPAIKGGILFLEDVNEHPYRIERLLTQLLHAGVLAQQKAIVFGQFNGYKLSAHDKGFKLQSVIDWLRGQLKKVPVLTNLPFGHVATKVLLPVGAPVALSVEERDAFLLWGHHH, via the coding sequence GTGAAAAAACATATCTACATCTACTCGCCTTCGAGCGCCGTGCGCGACAAGGCTTCGTTCAAGCGCGGCGTGGCGCGCCTCAAGGCCCAGGGCCACGAGGTGGAAATCGACGAGGCGGCACTGGCCAGCCACCTGCGTTTTGCCGGCGACGACGAGACGCGGCTGGCCGCCATCCACCGTGCCGCCGCCAGCGGCGCCGACGTGGCATTGATCTCGCGCGGCGGCTACGGCCTCACGCGCATCCTGCCGGGCATCCGCTACAAGGCCGTGGCCAAGGCGATTGCCAAGGGCACGCAGTTCGTCGGCGTGAGCGACTTCACCGCGTTCCAGAATGCGCTGCTGGCGCAGACCGGCGCGGTGAGCTGGGCCGGCCCGGCGCTGGGCGCCGATTTCGGCACCGAGGACGAGCCCGACGAGATCATGCTGGCCTGCTTCGACGACCTGCTCTACGGCCAGGGCGAGGGCGCGGGCTGGCGGCTGGGCCGCGAGCCGGCCGCGAAGCAGGCGCCTGACACCGCGCCGCCGCAGGGCCGGGCCAAGCGGGCGGGCGGGGCGCCAGGCGTTCCGGCGGCGCTGGAAGTGCGCGATGCCGTGCTCTGGGGCGGCAACCTCGCGGTGCTGGCCTCGCTCGTGGGCACGCCCTGGCTGCCGGCCATCAAGGGCGGCATCCTGTTCCTGGAGGATGTGAACGAGCATCCCTACCGCATCGAGCGGCTGCTCACGCAGCTGCTGCACGCCGGCGTGCTGGCGCAGCAGAAGGCCATCGTGTTCGGCCAGTTCAACGGCTACAAGCTCTCGGCGCACGACAAGGGCTTCAAGCTGCAGTCGGTGATCGACTGGCTGCGCGGCCAGTTGAAGAAGGTGCCGGTGCTGACCAACCTGCCGTTCGGCCACGTCGCCACCAAGGTGCTGCTGCCGGTGGGGGCGCCGGTAGCGCTGTCGGTCGAGGAGCGCGATGCGTTCTTGCTGTGGGGACACCACCACTGA
- the tadA gene encoding tRNA adenosine(34) deaminase TadA, with the protein MADDAFMRLALAQARQAGAEGEVPVGAVVVRHGQVIATGHNAPIGRHDPTAHAEMVALRAAAQALGNYRLDDCELFVTLEPCAMCSGAMLHARLKRVVFGAPDPKTGAAGSVVDLFAQPQLNHQTRIQGGLLADECGALLSDFFRQRRDQARRQSQPVRDDALRTPEARFAGLPGYPWEPHYLSDLPSLDGLRLHYLDEGPRDAALTWLCLHGNPAWSYLYRKMIPVFLRGGGRVVAPDLVGFGKSDKPKKDSAHSFGWHRQVLLELVERLDLRRVVLVVQDWGGLLGLTLPMAAPERYRGLLVMNTTLATGEAPLPPGFLAWREMCAQHPEFDVARLFARGNLQMSAAECAAYNAPFPDRGHRAALRAFPPMVPESPGDDGAAVSRQARDFWARDWQGQTFMAVGAQDPVLGPAVMDGLRQTLRGCPEPLVLAQAGHFVQEHGEAVAEAAVRVFK; encoded by the coding sequence ATGGCGGATGACGCCTTCATGCGGCTGGCGCTGGCGCAGGCCCGGCAGGCGGGCGCCGAGGGCGAGGTGCCGGTGGGAGCCGTGGTGGTGCGCCACGGCCAGGTGATCGCCACCGGGCACAACGCGCCGATCGGCCGCCACGACCCGACGGCCCATGCCGAGATGGTGGCGCTGCGCGCCGCCGCGCAGGCGCTGGGCAACTACCGGCTCGATGACTGCGAACTGTTCGTCACGCTCGAGCCCTGCGCCATGTGCAGCGGCGCGATGCTGCACGCGCGCCTAAAGCGCGTCGTGTTCGGCGCCCCGGACCCCAAGACCGGCGCGGCCGGCTCGGTGGTCGATCTGTTCGCCCAGCCGCAGCTCAACCACCAGACTCGGATCCAGGGAGGCCTGCTGGCAGACGAGTGCGGCGCGCTGCTCAGCGACTTCTTCCGCCAGCGGCGCGATCAGGCGCGCCGCCAGAGCCAGCCCGTGCGCGACGACGCGCTGCGCACGCCCGAGGCGCGCTTCGCCGGCCTGCCGGGCTATCCCTGGGAGCCGCACTACCTCAGCGATCTGCCGTCCCTGGACGGCCTGCGCCTGCACTACCTGGACGAAGGGCCGCGCGATGCGGCGCTGACCTGGCTGTGCCTGCATGGCAACCCGGCCTGGAGCTACCTGTACCGCAAGATGATCCCGGTGTTCCTGCGCGGCGGCGGCCGCGTCGTGGCGCCCGACCTGGTGGGCTTCGGCAAGAGCGACAAGCCCAAGAAGGACAGCGCCCATAGCTTCGGCTGGCACCGCCAGGTGCTGCTCGAGCTGGTCGAGCGGCTGGACTTGCGCCGGGTCGTGCTGGTGGTGCAGGATTGGGGCGGCCTGCTGGGCCTGACGCTGCCGATGGCCGCGCCCGAGCGCTACCGCGGCCTGCTCGTGATGAACACCACGCTGGCCACCGGCGAGGCGCCGCTGCCGCCCGGTTTCCTGGCCTGGCGCGAGATGTGCGCCCAGCATCCCGAGTTCGACGTGGCGCGGCTGTTCGCGCGCGGCAATCTGCAGATGAGCGCCGCCGAATGCGCTGCCTACAACGCCCCGTTTCCCGACCGCGGCCACCGCGCGGCGCTGCGGGCCTTCCCGCCGATGGTGCCCGAGTCCCCCGGCGACGACGGCGCGGCGGTGTCACGCCAGGCGCGCGACTTCTGGGCCCGCGACTGGCAGGGCCAGACCTTCATGGCCGTGGGCGCGCAGGACCCGGTGCTGGGCCCGGCCGTGATGGACGGGCTGCGCCAGACCCTGCGCGGCTGCCCCGAGCCGCTGGTGCTGGCCCAGGCCGGGCATTTCGTGCAGGAGCATGGCGAGGCCGTGGCCGAGGCCGCCGTGCGTGTTTTCAAGTGA
- the guaB gene encoding IMP dehydrogenase, whose amino-acid sequence MRLLGKALTFDDVLLVPAFSQVLPKDTSLATRFSRNINLNLPLVSAAMDTVTEARLAIAIAQEGGMGIVHKNLTAQQQAAEVARVKRYESGVLRDPVVITPTHTVRQVMDLSEQLGVSGFPVCDGGKVVGIVTGRDLRFETRYDVPVSQIMTPRDKLITVKDGTTPAEAKALLNKYKLERLLVVNEAFELKGLITVKDITKQTSFPNAARDASGRLRVGAAVGVGEGTEERVEALVKAGVDAIVVDTAHGHSKGVIERVRWVKQNYPQVDVIGGNIATGAAALALAEVGADAVKVGIGPGSICTTRIVAGVGVPQIMAIDNVATALRGSGVPLIADGGIRYSGDIAKAIAAGASTVMMGGMFAGTEEAPGEVILYQGRSYKSYRGMGSIGAMQQGSADRYFQEATTGNPNADKLVPEGIEGRVPYKGSMVSIVFQMAGGVRASMGYCGCATIEEMKDKAEFVEITAAGIRESHVHDVQITKEAPNYRAD is encoded by the coding sequence ATGCGCCTTCTCGGAAAAGCGCTCACCTTCGACGATGTGTTGTTGGTGCCGGCGTTCTCCCAAGTCCTGCCCAAGGACACCTCTCTCGCGACCCGCTTCTCCCGCAACATCAACCTGAACCTTCCGCTCGTGTCGGCCGCCATGGACACGGTCACGGAAGCGCGCCTGGCGATCGCCATCGCGCAGGAAGGCGGCATGGGCATCGTGCACAAGAACCTCACCGCGCAGCAGCAGGCGGCTGAAGTGGCCCGCGTCAAGCGCTACGAAAGCGGCGTGCTGCGCGACCCCGTGGTGATCACGCCCACGCACACGGTGCGCCAGGTCATGGACCTGTCGGAACAGCTCGGCGTGAGCGGCTTTCCGGTCTGCGACGGCGGCAAGGTGGTGGGCATCGTGACCGGGCGCGACCTGCGCTTCGAGACGCGCTACGACGTGCCGGTGAGCCAGATCATGACGCCGCGCGACAAGCTCATCACGGTGAAGGACGGCACCACGCCGGCCGAAGCCAAGGCGCTGCTCAACAAGTACAAGCTCGAACGCCTGCTGGTGGTCAACGAGGCCTTCGAGCTCAAGGGCCTGATCACGGTCAAGGACATCACCAAGCAGACCAGCTTTCCGAACGCCGCGCGCGATGCGTCCGGCCGCCTGCGCGTGGGCGCGGCGGTGGGCGTGGGCGAGGGCACCGAGGAGCGCGTCGAGGCGCTGGTCAAGGCCGGGGTGGACGCGATCGTGGTCGACACGGCGCACGGCCACAGCAAGGGCGTGATCGAGCGCGTGCGCTGGGTCAAGCAGAACTACCCGCAGGTGGACGTGATCGGCGGCAACATCGCCACCGGCGCGGCCGCGCTGGCGCTGGCCGAGGTGGGCGCCGATGCGGTCAAGGTCGGCATCGGCCCCGGCTCCATCTGCACCACGCGCATCGTGGCCGGCGTGGGCGTGCCGCAGATCATGGCCATCGACAACGTGGCCACGGCGCTCAGGGGCTCGGGCGTGCCGCTGATCGCCGACGGCGGCATCCGCTACTCGGGCGACATCGCCAAGGCCATTGCCGCGGGCGCCAGCACCGTGATGATGGGCGGCATGTTCGCCGGCACCGAGGAAGCGCCGGGCGAGGTCATCCTGTACCAGGGCCGCAGCTACAAGAGCTACCGCGGCATGGGCAGCATCGGCGCCATGCAGCAGGGCAGCGCCGACCGCTATTTCCAGGAAGCCACCACGGGCAACCCGAACGCCGACAAGCTGGTGCCCGAGGGCATCGAAGGCCGCGTGCCCTACAAGGGCTCGATGGTCTCCATCGTGTTCCAGATGGCCGGCGGCGTGCGCGCCAGCATGGGCTACTGCGGCTGCGCCACCATCGAGGAGATGAAGGACAAGGCCGAGTTCGTGGAGATCACCGCCGCCGGCATCCGCGAGAGCCACGTGCACGACGTGCAGATCACCAAGGAAGCGCCGAACTACCGGGCCGATTGA
- a CDS encoding DUF4124 domain-containing protein, protein MNPLRVFLFGALCAVSMMASAQWQWIDKDGRKVYSDRSPPSDIPEKNVLKQPGGKRSLPAETAAAAPAASAPAAGVPKLSGKDAGLEAKKKKADDDEAAKRKADDEKLAKAQSENCVRARRNMEALKSGARIQQFNTQGEREFMSDEARAAESSRVQGIIDSDCK, encoded by the coding sequence ATGAATCCGCTTCGAGTTTTTCTGTTTGGCGCCCTCTGCGCCGTGTCGATGATGGCGTCGGCCCAATGGCAATGGATCGACAAGGATGGCCGCAAGGTGTACAGCGACCGGTCACCTCCCTCCGACATCCCGGAAAAGAACGTGCTCAAGCAGCCTGGCGGCAAGCGCAGCCTGCCGGCGGAAACGGCGGCGGCAGCACCGGCCGCATCCGCCCCCGCGGCCGGCGTCCCGAAGCTGTCGGGCAAGGACGCCGGGCTCGAGGCCAAGAAGAAGAAAGCCGACGACGACGAAGCCGCCAAGCGCAAGGCCGACGACGAGAAGCTGGCGAAGGCCCAGTCCGAGAACTGCGTGCGGGCGCGCCGCAACATGGAGGCGCTCAAGTCGGGGGCACGCATCCAGCAGTTCAACACTCAGGGCGAGCGCGAGTTCATGAGCGACGAAGCCCGCGCCGCCGAAAGCAGCCGGGTTCAGGGCATCATCGACAGCGACTGCAAATAG
- a CDS encoding adenylate/guanylate cyclase domain-containing protein, translated as MGANKTVVFADLTGSTGVFETLGNAKATQAVTRLTQWIGKVCEAYGGRVVKTLGDGVLAVFPDSAGAVDAVVEMQRNHHKRILNWPPKLRMRLQVGVASGEVVEVDGDCYGDAVNVASRLSDLSGADQIWATDSVIEPLSVSSAAGVRYRSLGPINIRGKAEARVIYRIEWQEEVMSEFLTMPAALQAVPSFSDPVLGKIELSWLDVNAAFRASDLPIYLGRVAEAEFVVSDQRVSRLHAKIEWRNGTFVLSDVSSYGTWVRFAGSETELALRRDECVLHGNGEIALGAPFSDFSVPTVSFNLSGSAVELEHRASRR; from the coding sequence ATGGGCGCCAACAAGACGGTCGTATTTGCTGATCTCACCGGAAGCACCGGTGTATTCGAGACGCTTGGCAATGCCAAGGCAACCCAGGCCGTGACCCGGCTGACCCAGTGGATTGGCAAGGTCTGCGAGGCCTACGGGGGGCGCGTGGTCAAGACGCTGGGCGATGGCGTGCTGGCGGTGTTCCCCGACAGCGCGGGCGCGGTGGACGCCGTGGTCGAAATGCAGCGCAACCACCACAAGCGCATCCTCAACTGGCCGCCCAAGCTGCGCATGCGGCTGCAGGTGGGCGTGGCCTCGGGCGAGGTGGTGGAGGTTGACGGCGACTGCTACGGCGATGCCGTGAACGTGGCCTCGCGCCTGAGCGACCTGTCCGGCGCCGACCAGATCTGGGCCACCGACTCGGTGATCGAGCCGCTGTCGGTGTCGTCGGCGGCCGGCGTGCGCTACCGCAGCCTGGGCCCCATCAACATCCGCGGCAAGGCCGAGGCACGGGTGATCTACCGCATCGAGTGGCAGGAAGAGGTGATGTCGGAATTCCTCACCATGCCGGCGGCGCTGCAGGCGGTGCCTTCGTTCAGCGACCCGGTGCTGGGCAAGATCGAGCTGTCGTGGCTCGACGTGAATGCCGCATTCCGCGCCTCCGACCTGCCGATCTACCTCGGGCGCGTGGCCGAAGCCGAATTCGTGGTGAGCGACCAACGCGTGTCGCGCCTGCATGCCAAGATCGAATGGCGCAACGGCACCTTCGTGCTCAGCGACGTCAGCAGCTACGGCACCTGGGTGCGCTTTGCTGGCAGCGAAACCGAGCTGGCCCTGCGGCGCGACGAATGCGTGCTGCACGGCAACGGCGAGATCGCGCTGGGCGCGCCGTTCTCCGATTTCAGCGTGCCGACCGTCAGCTTCAACCTCTCGGGCAGCGCCGTCGAGCTGGAGCACCGCGCCAGCCGGCGCTGA
- a CDS encoding aldehyde dehydrogenase family protein has product MKTYSSHYINGAWVQARSSDTFAVHDSSTEEVMATVPAGTAAEAEQAVLAARAAFDAWAALPVETRAAYLDKVSAGLKARMDEMATAIAREVGMPLKLAKPVQVGGPVWNWANFAKVARAFEWEEKVGHSLVVREPIGVVGCITPWNFPLNQITLKVAPALAAGCTVVLKPSEIAPVNAMILAEIIHEAGLPPGVFNLVNGAGPVVGEVLATHPEVDMVSFTGSTRAGKRVAELASQSVKRVALELGGKSASVILPDADFEAAVKGTISACLLNSGQTCSAHTRMLVPESRYEEVKSLAQAAVARFGIGPSLEEGSKLGPLVSAAQRDRVLGFIAKGIEEGAEVIAGGATTPARAPGYFVQPTILRVQPGDTLAREEIFGPVLVVITYQDEDEAVKIANDTIYGLGGAVWSGDEAHAVAVARRIRTGQIDINGGPFNGNAPFGGYKQSGNGRENGVYGFEEFLELKALQFKAA; this is encoded by the coding sequence ATGAAAACGTATTCCTCCCACTACATCAACGGCGCCTGGGTCCAGGCCCGATCGAGCGACACGTTCGCGGTCCATGACTCCAGCACCGAGGAGGTGATGGCCACCGTGCCGGCCGGCACCGCCGCCGAGGCGGAGCAGGCGGTGCTGGCGGCCCGCGCGGCCTTCGACGCCTGGGCCGCGCTGCCGGTGGAGACGCGCGCCGCCTACCTGGACAAGGTGTCCGCCGGCCTGAAGGCCCGCATGGACGAAATGGCCACTGCGATCGCGCGCGAGGTCGGCATGCCGCTCAAGCTGGCCAAGCCGGTGCAGGTGGGCGGGCCGGTCTGGAACTGGGCCAACTTCGCCAAGGTGGCGCGCGCCTTCGAGTGGGAAGAGAAAGTCGGCCACTCGCTGGTGGTGCGCGAGCCGATCGGCGTGGTCGGCTGTATCACGCCGTGGAACTTCCCGCTCAACCAGATCACGCTCAAGGTCGCGCCGGCGCTGGCGGCCGGCTGCACCGTGGTGCTCAAGCCCAGCGAGATCGCGCCGGTCAACGCCATGATCCTGGCCGAGATCATCCACGAGGCCGGCCTGCCGCCGGGCGTGTTCAACCTGGTCAACGGCGCCGGCCCGGTGGTGGGCGAGGTGCTGGCCACGCACCCCGAGGTGGACATGGTGAGCTTCACCGGCTCCACCCGCGCCGGCAAGCGGGTGGCCGAGCTGGCCAGCCAGAGCGTCAAGCGCGTGGCGCTGGAGCTGGGCGGCAAGTCGGCCAGCGTGATCCTGCCCGATGCCGACTTCGAGGCCGCCGTCAAGGGCACGATCTCGGCCTGCCTGCTCAACAGCGGCCAGACCTGCTCGGCCCACACCCGCATGCTGGTGCCCGAGAGCCGCTACGAGGAGGTCAAGTCGCTGGCGCAGGCCGCGGTGGCGCGCTTTGGCATCGGCCCGAGCCTGGAAGAAGGCAGCAAGCTCGGCCCGCTGGTGAGCGCGGCGCAGCGCGACCGCGTGCTCGGCTTCATCGCCAAGGGCATCGAGGAGGGCGCCGAAGTGATCGCTGGCGGCGCGACCACGCCGGCACGGGCGCCCGGCTACTTCGTGCAGCCCACCATCCTGCGCGTGCAGCCCGGTGACACGTTGGCGCGCGAGGAGATCTTCGGGCCGGTGCTGGTGGTCATCACCTACCAGGACGAGGACGAGGCCGTAAAGATCGCCAACGACACCATCTACGGCCTGGGCGGCGCCGTCTGGAGCGGCGACGAGGCCCATGCGGTGGCCGTGGCGCGGCGCATCCGGACCGGCCAGATCGACATCAACGGCGGCCCGTTCAACGGCAACGCGCCGTTTGGCGGTTACAAACAGTCGGGCAACGGGCGCGAAAACGGGGTCTACGGGTTCGAAGAGTTCCTGGAGCTCAAAGCCCTGCAATTCAAGGCTGCCTGA
- a CDS encoding type II toxin-antitoxin system VapC family toxin, with protein sequence MKPIVLDASAAAAWCIPDEQHDTADFHYAQARSRDGIYHAPTLWLWDVGNVMAMAYRRNRLPRAHYERGLEIISMAMVEIDMPPNLHRRSQVLRLAEAHALTYYDASYLELVVRLNGTLLSRDRALAAAAQACSISCIYF encoded by the coding sequence TTGAAGCCCATCGTTCTTGACGCGTCGGCCGCCGCCGCCTGGTGCATTCCGGACGAGCAGCACGACACGGCCGATTTCCACTATGCCCAGGCCCGCAGCCGCGACGGCATCTACCATGCGCCCACCCTCTGGCTGTGGGACGTGGGCAATGTGATGGCCATGGCCTATCGCCGCAACCGCCTGCCGCGCGCCCACTACGAGCGGGGCCTGGAAATCATCTCCATGGCCATGGTCGAGATCGACATGCCCCCCAACCTGCATCGGCGCAGCCAGGTTCTGCGCCTGGCCGAGGCCCATGCGCTAACCTACTACGACGCCTCCTACCTGGAACTGGTCGTCCGCCTCAACGGCACGCTGCTGTCGCGCGACAGGGCGCTCGCGGCGGCCGCACAAGCCTGCAGCATTTCCTGTATCTACTTCTGA
- the guaA gene encoding glutamine-hydrolyzing GMP synthase: MQHQKILILDFGSQVTQLIARRVREAHVFCEVQPCDVSDDWVRDYAKDGLLKGVILSGSHASVYEDTTDKAPQAVFELGVPVLGICYGMQTMAWQLGGKVEGGHKREFGHADVRARGHTRLFDGIQDYATPEGHGMLTVWMSHGDKVTELPPGFKLMASTESCPIAGMADEARGFYAVQFHPEVTHTRQGKAILERFVLGICQARPDWIMGDYISEAVDRIRAQVGDEEVILGLSGGVDSSVAAALIHRAIGDQLTCVFVDHGLLRLNEGDMVMEMFEGKLHAKVIRVDASELFLGKLAGVSDPEAKRKIIGGEFVTVFKQEAAKLKASGAGHKGATFLAQGTIYPDVIESGGAKSKKAVTIKSHHNVGGLPEQLGLKLLEPLRDLFKDEVRELGVALGLPPEMVYRHPFPGPGLGVRILGEVKKDYADLLRRADAIFIEELRNFKDEATGKSWYDLTSQAFTVFLPVKSVGVMGDGRTYDYVVALRAVQTSDFMTADWAELPYALLKKVSGRIINEVRGINRVTYDVSSKPPATIEWE, encoded by the coding sequence ATGCAACACCAGAAAATCCTCATCCTCGACTTTGGCTCCCAGGTCACGCAGCTGATCGCGCGCCGCGTGCGCGAAGCCCATGTGTTCTGCGAAGTCCAACCCTGCGACGTCAGCGACGACTGGGTGCGCGATTACGCCAAGGACGGCCTGCTCAAGGGCGTGATCCTGTCGGGCAGCCACGCCAGTGTGTATGAAGACACCACCGACAAGGCGCCGCAGGCCGTGTTCGAGCTCGGCGTGCCGGTGCTGGGCATCTGCTACGGCATGCAGACCATGGCCTGGCAACTGGGCGGCAAGGTCGAGGGCGGGCACAAGCGAGAGTTCGGCCATGCGGATGTGCGGGCCCGCGGCCACACCAGGCTGTTCGACGGCATCCAGGACTACGCCACGCCCGAAGGCCACGGCATGCTCACCGTGTGGATGAGCCATGGCGACAAGGTGACCGAGCTGCCGCCCGGCTTCAAGCTCATGGCCAGCACCGAGAGCTGCCCGATCGCGGGCATGGCCGATGAGGCGCGCGGCTTCTACGCTGTGCAGTTCCACCCGGAGGTGACGCACACCCGGCAGGGCAAGGCGATCCTTGAGCGCTTCGTGCTCGGCATCTGCCAGGCGCGGCCCGACTGGATCATGGGGGACTACATCAGCGAAGCCGTGGACAGGATCCGCGCGCAGGTGGGCGACGAGGAGGTGATCCTCGGCCTGTCGGGCGGGGTCGATTCGAGCGTGGCGGCCGCGCTGATCCACCGCGCCATCGGCGACCAACTGACCTGCGTGTTCGTCGACCACGGCCTGCTGCGCCTGAACGAAGGCGACATGGTCATGGAGATGTTCGAAGGCAAGCTGCATGCGAAGGTGATCCGCGTGGACGCCAGCGAGCTGTTTCTCGGCAAGCTCGCCGGCGTGAGCGACCCCGAAGCCAAGCGCAAGATCATCGGCGGCGAATTCGTCACCGTGTTCAAGCAGGAAGCCGCGAAGCTCAAGGCCAGCGGTGCCGGTCACAAGGGTGCGACCTTCCTCGCGCAAGGCACGATCTACCCCGACGTCATCGAATCGGGCGGTGCCAAGAGCAAGAAGGCCGTCACCATCAAGAGCCACCACAACGTGGGCGGCCTGCCCGAGCAACTGGGCCTCAAGCTGCTGGAGCCGCTGCGTGACCTGTTCAAGGACGAGGTGCGCGAACTCGGCGTGGCGCTGGGCCTTCCGCCCGAGATGGTGTACCGCCACCCGTTCCCCGGCCCGGGCCTGGGCGTGCGCATCCTGGGCGAGGTGAAGAAGGACTACGCCGACCTGCTGCGCCGTGCCGATGCGATCTTCATTGAGGAACTGCGCAACTTCAAGGACGAGGCCACGGGCAAGAGCTGGTACGACCTCACGAGCCAGGCCTTCACCGTGTTCCTGCCCGTGAAGAGCGTGGGCGTGATGGGCGACGGCCGCACCTACGACTACGTGGTGGCGCTGCGCGCCGTGCAGACCAGCGACTTCATGACGGCCGACTGGGCCGAGCTGCCCTATGCACTGCTCAAGAAGGTGTCGGGCCGCATCATCAACGAAGTGCGCGGCATCAACCGCGTGACCTATGACGTGAGCAGCAAGCCGCCGGCGACCATCGAGTGGGAATGA